The window cgcgctggtcaagaaggctcagcaacgactgttcttcctgaggacattaaaaaagactggtctgccccaacagctgctgacaacgttctaccgctgcaccacagagagcatactaatgtatggcatctctgtgtggtatctcagctgcacggaggcggagaggagagctcttcagcgcgtcgtcaacagagcgcagcggatcatcgggacagagctaccagccttggagggcatctaccacacgcagtgcctcaggaaggccctcagcatccataaggactcatcacacccctgccacggtctgtttcaactactacaaggccttctacgcccgaacctccagactcaggaacagttttatcccaagagctatagtggctctgaaccggccctaatgagtgcccccccactcaccccctttggacagtctccctcagatggtcacgtcaatcaattcagcttgcttatttatgtattgtatttatttacctttcttgtacatcagtggagctgcacactaaatctcgttgcactgacgtgcaatgacaataaaagatatattattattattattattatcatacacGTCCCCCCATACCTACGAGTCCCATTTACCCGTGGCTTAAAATGTGCAGCATTTTTACACAAGGGACTTACAATCCTGATCATCTCATTCCGTTCTCCCTCTTCGTCTCCGTTAGTGACGTCTGGTGAGGAGGCTTCGCTGTGGTTTTCATGTGCCATCCTCCTCTGATAGTGCTGCTGACTGGTGGAGGGGGTTGTTGTAGACAGGGCCGGCATTaggaggcgcggggcccaattgggaacagtgTTGGTGACCCCCAGATTCCCagtcaaggtctgtagaatcatagaaatagaaatatataattataaacgAGTCGTATgcgggcacgtgccgtgagtagatactcagggtaggcagtcagtcggctttaaaaaaaaatcttaaaccacacatgcgcagattgttctcctctccgtaaaaataaaaaataaaaataaagaaagtaacaattcaatttgcccaaggcttccaaatctccttcattctgaatgactgaatgggtgaggggtgaagggtgacggtaggtggagagatggtgggaaaaacgggagcacaccgggacaagttgaatcagttgtcatctcattgaataataataataataataattttatttatagagcactttaaaaacaatcatagttgcaacaaagtgctgtacttcactaatcattgacaaaaaaagttaatacacaccaataataacagttaaaagatggagtaagtaaagatattcaaaataaagaaatattaaaaacactaaaaacaggagcaaagtctcatgcacggtcaaaagccaaggagtataaatgtgttttaacacttGCTTTGAAGAtggcagtgagggggcctgtctgacgtgcaacggcagagcgttccagagtgccggagcagcaacagagaaggctctatcccctctgagcttccgcttagacctcggtacctccaggagcagctgatcagctgacctgagggactgggcaggagcgtatgggtggagcagctcagagaggtaaggcggggcgatacTAGTtcaaagggaccaattggggggagagttcctttcacagcgagtggggaaagttgcggggagggcaggagcgttgagaaggagagggttggggatcatgccagtaacccactcactcaccgctgctgcggcgctccgggcgcggagccaccgcattgtggccggggagggaagtagctcgtgtGGCTATGAGCGGCTGCCAGGACCGGACAGCCGAACCGTccgccatctcagcgccttctgctggcccgctcaccgctggcagtgctctccgtctgaacagtgaggggaccagctcaagagcaaggatcatagagcggagcgagtcagcgggtgatggataacatcacagcgggcgggtggagcttactcctgtgtcagcgcgaacaagggaccaaattgaggttactcgcactgacacatggagtaagctccacgcccgctgtcctgttatccatcgcccgctgacccgctcctgagctggttgctggcatgatccccggccccctccttctcaatgctcctgacctccccgcaactttacccctggccagactacccacacgctgtgaaaggaaccccccccccaagcagcgctgtccttttacagccgcttcccactttacagccgcttcccatcagctactagcaatgagggatagacttggctgtccttcagtacagcaacatcgttcttgatgttgctgtactgagggatagcctagTCTatcttcttggctaacaacctaaccttcggcctccaagatgcaggaccTGCAACGTGGAGTCACATAGATATTGCAATCagcgatggaaatgggttttaggaactaggggtacgctaaggtccgtgaggctgaggttgggaaggaagggggggggggggggattgacgcAAAAAgccccccccgtgagaaattttatttaactcagcaggacaggcagcgcctctggagactaagacccttcttcagactgaaatgaactctcgtcggtgagagtactcgtGATTgtttgaagacgggtctcgacccgaaacgcaacccacttcccagagccgctgcccgtcccgctgagccaccacagcccccccgtgtccaccttcaactccagagccaaacaaaaaacacagagtgctggaggaactcagcgggccaggtggcACCCGCAGAGGAAACGGACCAGGAGCCACCACGGGCCAGGgttacccacacccccccccccccaaacagaaaggaaccgcagatgcagccgtcaccgCAAAACGTCAGATGGTTCCGGGAATGCTGTggcgacagggagagagagagtgagagagacgaggtggggagcgggagagagagcgcgcgagagagatggagggagggagcgaaagacagagagagacaacGTGGGTGAATGACTTTACCTGCAGGAAGAAGGCCGTGCTTGCGGTCCGGAGCCCTCAATgactgagttttaagaaattctcacaatgtgtcatcaatacatcgatccacattcctcagtaaatgtaattgagttttgaccaagtattaatgacgccgcgttcctttgaataaaattcacgagactcccgtgaattttattctAAGGAACTCGGCAACATTAGTACTTGGTCAAAAcccattacatttactgaggactgtggatcgatgtattgatgacacatcttatattactaaatctctgatcttgaccgcttttggccgactgtgctgcgatttccaagagaacggcgccacctacggccgtcaaatTTGGCCACCGCGcctagagcccccctccgccgtatgagtgcggaggattttttccgtcgatgaaaaatgagagatattaatgtttttacaaaattccccattctctctgctgcccccgcaggCGGCAGgggtagggactataaaaccaggaagtgtcgtgcctcactcagtctctgccagaccaggaagcgagaaggtcacggctcactgagctgcgaataacactgaacgcacgtcaacttcacggtgagtcccctcgatgcggctgtaaagtggctgcagccctttttgacaggtttgtgttcacaaaatgaattttggttgtccggtgtctgcggcccaattgtttgcctctccttcttgacaggtttgtgttcacaagattaattttggttgtcgggtggctgcagcccaattgtttgccttggcttggcttttaaaatcattgcaacagttggattcctgccgaagcatccatacggcccacaatgtctatactagccctctggaaaccagtaccttcagcccgcaacacccatactagcgcaacagacagcccccaccactggcgagcagtattggaattggtggaggtggaatattgcgttggtgaccagccctcccgtgtgatgctgggacccaacgggtcccacttagtctagttgtataACTaagtgttaactactggctgttaacaagtgctagttaacaaatcgtttttgtCTCATGACCGGTGCAGTGGTGACACCTTGTAATAATTATcttctttattaaaaaaaatacgtATTTAACAACGCAAATTCGTATTTCCATATTCGTGTTGCAttcccgtacgaaatacggaaaattagcgcggggcccaattgggagcaattggtccaattggcatAAGGCCGGCCCTGGTTATAGATGTCACCTCAAGTGGATCTTCCACCTCTGCAAGGGGCGCACTGGGCGGTGGATTTAACTTTTGAAATTGGAAGAAATAAAATTTGTTTTACAATGTGTCAAGGACAACCACCAGGACAAACTATTTAATAAAAATCACCTTCTTGcagctcctcctcctctccactcgCACGATGTGCGGTTTCATGAACGACCACTTGTCGTGAATCCACTGCTGCCTCTTGGTGAACTTTTTCCCAGCAGTCCCAGTTTTTGTCCCCATGATCGTCAGCTTTCCATATATTGTCCGCTGGTTCTTGATCCACTGGCAGAGCTGATCATCTGTATAAAATAACACAAAGCCAGCGTGAATTGTGAAGAGAATGGATGAGATGCTGCACACAATCAACAACCACGCACTTAAACGCCATGGAAGCCCAGTGTTAATTGCCGGCCCGCCAGCAAGAGAATAGAAGAAGTACAGAAGATAAACAATGTAGGgagtttaaaacaaatataaCATGTGCTAATTGCCTGCCTTCCCGCATATTTAGTGTAGGAGTTGTTGGAGACAAGATTTCAACTTCAAACTAACATAAGCtgtgaaggtagtcaaaaatgctggagaaaatcagcgggtgaggcagcatctatggagcgaaggaaataggcaacgtttcgggtcgaaaccgttcttcaggccaaagatcctgtagcggagcaagatagaccactccttctaaatgcaatgggctgacgtgtagtacgcaacggagcggaacgtgggcatttttttcatccatttcagtaacccgacccgacccgacccgcagtgtaatcaacgttgcgggggaacagtttgtgttaataaattaaaattctgaaaatggggagaagatttttaccaaagaactttgattgtgacgaggatgtttccataaccggcttccgtctccgcactagtatctttgctccgctatgggatctttggtgcggagacggaagccggttacggaaatggggccgaaaattacccatgaatctgcccatgactgtactacgtctttttcgtcgagtggactatcttgctcgctatagggtctttggatgtgagggtgggggtgggggggggggggggggaagaagtaaggaagaggaggagccagagggctagagggagagctgagaaggggaggagacagtaaggactacctgaaattagacttGTGAATGCTGCCTACAAGTCTGCAAAAGAATGGAAGAGATACCGAAGATAAactatttatgtttaagaaggaactgcagatgctggaaaatcgaaggtagacaaaaatgctggagaaactcagcgggtgaggcagcgtctatggagagaaggaaataggcaatgtttcgggtcgagacacttcttcagataaaCTATGAAGATAAAATATGTCGGATCTTTGAAACAAATATATCCTGTGCTAATTGCCTGCCTACCTACAGGAGAATGGAAGAGGTATTGCAGGAAAAAATGATGAACTTTAAATCTAAAGGAACCCGTGAaaattgcctgcaaatggtgacaAGAGAATGGTAGAGCTACTGAAGTTAACAGCTACTGAAGTTAACAAATAAGCAGGTACTTACAGGAGCAGTCAGGATATTCCTTCGCCTTTTCCTGGAATAATTTGTTCTTCTTCTCCCTCATCCTGTAATCTTCATGTTCCTTATCGTACAGGATGGTGTTTTGCCGATACCATTCCACCAGTTCTCCTTCCTGCTGCCTGCTGAAGGTAAAAGGCAAAACCTTCCTCCAGTCcttcctcaccaccaatggggcgtcCGTTTCTGATGCTGTGTCTGACACAGACACGGAAGAAGGGGCTGCATTGTTGGCTTTAAATGGGCCATTCAAGGATGGGGCGGTGTTGGGGATATGGCCTCCCTCCCTGGTCTCATCCTCCAGGGCTTCCTCCTCCAGGTCTTCCTCCTCCTGTGGCATCTCCTCCGGccactcctgccactcctcctcctggttcAGCAACATCTGCATGGCAGGTTTGTGTTGAGGGTTGTGCCTTAACCCTGCACTTCTGCCTTTTCTTTGGAGCCATGTCTAAAACAAGTCTGATGCTCTAACAGAAAACTCTCGCAATGACCGCACCCTGGAATGACAGCGCATCTCGTGCTGCTGTTTACTCACCAAACGAGCCATTGGAACGAGCAAACGtgatatactaacactatctacgactaccttcccttgccttcgattacctacgatagcatgCCGACctgcttcgactaaacctacgagtaaaaaaccaATTGATTTTTTCCACGCCGAccaatttttcagcatgctaaaaaattCTCCTCGACCGCGAGTATCGGGAGGTTGCACGCAGTCGAGGTCACGaaccgtgacccgtactgttgccacgcaacgccaactggagtacacgtgaTGAATTGCAGGTAAGCATTTACCATTTTTTCCCGGGCAGCAGGTCTGTTAATAaccgccgaaatggtcaatttttgcgctgtaaataattatgggaaTCGTGATAAGcgcgagagacatttatcctacttctgaattccaactttcaaagatattgtcaatttgctgaggttgattatgtccaactaacagctaacaattatgccattccttggcttgcatctgagtaaaatgtaattcaaaacccacgtatggtttagcgatttttttaattataaatttagcttcagaggcgttttctttttgtatgtaaaaacccacttgagaaccgtgggctattttaacattttacagccagatttatcacttctgaaaatttttagataccaaaggaatcaagaaaaaacacaaataatgccttactgttactgtaccattctactaggttttttttcttccctttttccttccgcccacaatatttaatatgtaaaagaatatgtgattctgttccattctgtttgtagtttgcttgtttgttttttgcacaaagtgcgcgagcattgccacttttcatttcactgcacatctcctatgtatatgtgacgaataaacttgacttgacttgaaacgcagtgagcaaatgcgataattgccaatattttcaatcttgatatctgtaCGGCCAATGTTCGGCAACCACTTTAGCCGTTGTTGTCCCCTCAGCTGCcgcttctctctaccatcatttctcctcacttttggaattctgaagtaggatcaaTGTCTCCCACGGTTACCCCGAttcccacaattatttacagcaaaaattgaccatttcggcgtTTTTAACGGGTGAGAAAGTACGCGTTTGGTGTAGTAACAGTACGTGCCGGAAGCTGCCacgtcctccacatggattgagctgctccgtacGTCActccctttgacccgatgaccttacgtgcaaccccccccatacgcgggaacttctctcgagcatgaaggatagttacagtgacctcctaggaccacgtgtcgaccgtgctgcgagtttgtggcgagcgcaaactcgcaaattaggtcgccacagtgggacaggcccttgaccttCTTCATCACAACTCAGGCAGCAGTGCCCTGTGCATGGCCTGGGCCTGGgtcagcaccagcaccagcagcaACAATACCTGTGGCCTTGAGTACCTTAGTCCGGGGTGGGATGTTGGTGTTGGTGCTGTGGACACGATACATCTCCATGGTCTCCTCCAggccctcatcctcctcctcctcctcctcctcctcctccaccttgaCCTTAATCTCCAGGCCCTCCTCAGGTTTAACCTGCCTGCTGGGTGGGGGTTGGGCCTCGCTCCCGGGCAGCACCTTCCATCTTCTTGGGACCATTTTGCGATGTTCACCCTCGTCTGTCTCCGCCGGATCACGTGGGGCCGCAAAACAAATCTGTCCAAAGCTCCGGTGTAAATGTCTTTCCGCTTTAAGGTCGACTGCGTCATGACGTTTGCCCCTCTACTGCGTCACGTCTGCCCCTCCCCAGCGTCACGACGTCTGCCCCTCTCCTCCAGCGTCACGACGTCTGCCCCTTTATGCGTCATGGGGTCACGTCGTCTGCCCCTCTACTGCGTCACGTCTGCCACTCTCCTCCAGCGTCACGACGTCTGCCCCTCTACTGCGTCACGACGTCTGCCCCTCTCGAGCGTCACGACGTCTGCCCCTCCCCAGCGTCATGACGTCAGCCCCTCCCCTCCAGCATCACGACGTCTGCCCCGCCCCTCCAACGTCACGACGTCTGCCCCTCTCCTCCAGCGTCACGACGTCTGCCCCTCTCACCAGATTAGgggcgatcacggtggcgcagcgggtagtgttgctgcctcacagcccggggacccgggttcgatcccgactacgggtgctgtctgtacggagtttgcacgttctcccccccgTGAGCGGCGTGGGTTTCCCCCCAATAtcttctgtttccttccacacttacaggtttgtaggttaataattgGCTTATGTTCAGTGCTGAGTGAGTAATGCTCACTCCCCCCCACTTATGTTAGATGTTAGAAGGGAATCTGTATCAAGACTTGTCAAACCCATGAAAGATAACGGGAATACATTGCATCCATCTAGAATATGACTTCTTACAATGTTAAAATAAAGAACTGTTTCATTTGAAAAACAAAAGCATTCAAGCATTGTCACAAACAAATTAAGGGTCAACAATAatggacaaaaggtgcaggagtaggccattcggccctttgagccatgtgtgatcatccagaatcagtaccccgttcctgccttctccccatgtaccctgactccgctatctttacgagccctatctagttagattagattagattagattagattaaactttattaatccccttattcaggggaaattctgatgtccttgcagcacactaataaaaatacaacatagcattcaaaaagaagttcaacacaaaaacatccccccacagtgattcccactgtgggggaaggcacaaagtccagtccccatcctcttgtccacccaaagtcgggcctattgaggcctccacagtcgccgccacggcgcccgatgttctcgccgggtgatggtgctccggcgtcgggagaaccc is drawn from Amblyraja radiata isolate CabotCenter1 chromosome 7, sAmbRad1.1.pri, whole genome shotgun sequence and contains these coding sequences:
- the LOC116975622 gene encoding uncharacterized protein LOC116975622 isoform X3 — encoded protein: MVPRRWKVLPGSEAQPPPSRQVKPEEGLEIKVKVEEEEEEEEEDEGLEETMEMYRVHSTNTNIPPRTKMLLNQEEEWQEWPEEMPQEEEDLEEEALEDETREGGHIPNTAPSLNGPFKANNAAPSSVSVSDTASETDAPLVVRKDWRKVLPFTFSRQQEGELVEWYRQNTILYDKEHEDYRMREKKNKLFQEKAKEYPDCSYDQLCQWIKNQRTIYGKLTIMGTKTGTAGKKFTKRQQWIHDKWSFMKPHIVRVERRRSCKKFQKLNPPPSAPLAEVEDPLEVTSITRAGLMPIGPTVPNWAPRLLMPALSTTTPSTSQQHYQRRMAHENHSEASSPDVTNGDEEGERNEMIRILIEQAKDATRAFHEDPKPKSPQEEYVKSLTRFIGSLINCAPNNRMLTFTRGLLNYVLDFCEQSEQPMPQVRRQQMPPRQMFPMEQPSQYYEQQSLMGHPPHMRMGAQPHLQADQRRLSMTSPQTYANLHPAGSLTSNNVDYTPQEQHRLAPPPRGDYSRDQGHH
- the LOC116975622 gene encoding uncharacterized protein LOC116975622 isoform X5, which encodes MVPRRWKVLPGSEAQPPPSRQVKPEEGLEIKVKVEEEEEEEEEDEGLEETMEMYRVHSTNTNIPPRTKEEEWQEWPEEMPQEEEDLEEEALEDETREGGHIPNTAPSLNGPFKANNAAPSSVSVSDTASETDAPLVVRKDWRKVLPFTFSRQQEGELVEWYRQNTILYDKEHEDYRMREKKNKLFQEKAKEYPDCSYDQLCQWIKNQRTIYGKLTIMGTKTGTAGKKFTKRQQWIHDKWSFMKPHIVRVERRRSCKKFQKLNPPPSAPLAEVEDPLEVTSITRAGLMPIGPTVPNWAPRLLMPALSTTTPSTSQQHYQRRMAHENHSEASSPDVTNGDEEGERNEMIRILIEQAKDATRAFHEDPKPKSPQEEYVKSLTRFIGSLINCAPNNRMLTFTRGLLNYVLDFCEQSEQPMPQVRRQQMPPRQMFPMEQPSQYYEQQSLMGHPPHMRMGAQPHLQADQRRLSMTSPQTYANLHPAGSLTSNNVDYTPQEQHRLAPPPRGDYSRDQGHH
- the LOC116975622 gene encoding uncharacterized protein LOC116975622 isoform X4, with protein sequence MVPRRWKVLPGSEAQPPPSRQVKPEEGLEIKVKVEEEEEEEEEDEGLEETMEMYRVHSTNTNIPPRTKTWLQRKGRSAGLRHNPQHKPAMQMLLNQEEEWQEWPEEMPQEEEDLEEEALEDETREGGHIPNTAPSLNGPFKANNAAPSSVSVSDTASETDAPLVVRKDWRKVLPFTFSRQQEGELVEWYRQNTILYDKEHEDYRMREKKNKLFQEKAKEYPDCSYDQLCQWIKNQRTIYGKLTIMGTKTGTAGKKFTKRQQWIHDKWSFMKPHIVRVERRRSCKKTLTGNLGVTNTVPNWAPRLLMPALSTTTPSTSQQHYQRRMAHENHSEASSPDVTNGDEEGERNEMIRILIEQAKDATRAFHEDPKPKSPQEEYVKSLTRFIGSLINCAPNNRMLTFTRGLLNYVLDFCEQSEQPMPQVRRQQMPPRQMFPMEQPSQYYEQQSLMGHPPHMRMGAQPHLQADQRRLSMTSPQTYANLHPAGSLTSNNVDYTPQEQHRLAPPPRGDYSRDQGHH
- the LOC116975622 gene encoding uncharacterized protein LOC116975622 isoform X1, whose translation is MVPRRWKVLPGSEAQPPPSRQVKPEEGLEIKVKVEEEEEEEEEDEGLEETMEMYRVHSTNTNIPPRTKTWLQRKGRSAGLRHNPQHKPAMQMLLNQEEEWQEWPEEMPQEEEDLEEEALEDETREGGHIPNTAPSLNGPFKANNAAPSSVSVSDTASETDAPLVVRKDWRKVLPFTFSRQQEGELVEWYRQNTILYDKEHEDYRMREKKNKLFQEKAKEYPDCSYDQLCQWIKNQRTIYGKLTIMGTKTGTAGKKFTKRQQWIHDKWSFMKPHIVRVERRRSCKKFQKLNPPPSAPLAEVEDPLEVTSITRAGLMPIGPTVPNWAPRLLMPALSTTTPSTSQQHYQRRMAHENHSEASSPDVTNGDEEGERNEMIRILIEQAKDATRAFHEDPKPKSPQEEYVKSLTRFIGSLINCAPNNRMLTFTRGLLNYVLDFCEQSEQPMPQVRRQQMPPRQMFPMEQPSQYYEQQSLMGHPPHMRMGAQPHLQADQRRLSMTSPQTYANLHPAGSLTSNNVDYTPQEQHRLAPPPRGDYSRDQGHH
- the LOC116975622 gene encoding uncharacterized protein LOC116975622 isoform X2, yielding MVPRRWKVLPGSEAQPPPSRQVKPEEGLEIKVKVEEEEEEEEEDEGLEETMEMYRVHSTNTNIPPRTKTWLQRKGRSAGLRHNPQHKPAMQMLLNQEEEWQEWPEEMPQEEEDLEEEALEDETREGGHIPNTAPSLNGPFKANNAAPSSVSVSDTASETDAPLVVRKDWRKVLPFTFSRQQEGELVEWYRQNTILYDKEHEDYRMREKKNKLFQEKAKEYPDCSYDQLCQWIKNQRTIYGKLTIMGTKTGTAGKKFTKRQQWIHDKWSFMKPHIVRVERRRSCKKFQKLNPPPSAPLAEVEDPLEVTSITRAGLMPIGPTVPNWAPRLLMPALSTTTPSTSQQHYQRRMAHENHSEASSPDVTNGDEEGERNEMIRILIEQAKDATRAFHEDPKPKSPQEEYVKSLTRFIGSLINCAPNNRMLTFTRGLLNYVLDFCEQSEQPMPQVRRQQMPPRQMFPMEQPSQYYEQSLMGHPPHMRMGAQPHLQADQRRLSMTSPQTYANLHPAGSLTSNNVDYTPQEQHRLAPPPRGDYSRDQGHH